The Vicinamibacteria bacterium genome has a segment encoding these proteins:
- a CDS encoding DnaJ domain-containing protein, which yields MEEDFYAILGVARSARPDQIKKAYLKLARENHPDRFRDPAEKQEADRRFQLISEAYNQLRDEKLRAEYDKRQQRKVQTPAQEAESYYTSGLARERSREWETALKLYYEAMRIKPDNLEYVLAAARILSMDKSKQRQASELLTQAIAQHPQEPEPRLQLGALYTRSGMHLRAKRVYEDALNVMPHHSELRKRLAEAASAEKGRPGRWR from the coding sequence ATGGAAGAAGATTTCTATGCGATTCTGGGTGTCGCCCGATCGGCTCGCCCCGATCAAATCAAGAAGGCCTACTTGAAGCTGGCGCGCGAGAATCATCCCGATCGTTTCCGGGATCCTGCCGAAAAGCAAGAGGCGGATCGACGTTTTCAACTGATCAGCGAGGCCTACAACCAGTTGCGTGATGAAAAACTGCGGGCCGAATATGATAAAAGGCAGCAGCGGAAGGTACAGACACCCGCGCAAGAGGCGGAGAGCTACTACACCAGCGGATTGGCCCGTGAGAGATCGAGGGAATGGGAGACCGCCTTGAAGCTCTACTACGAGGCGATGCGAATCAAGCCTGACAATCTCGAGTACGTTCTCGCCGCCGCTCGCATCTTGTCGATGGACAAGTCGAAACAAAGGCAGGCTTCGGAGCTCTTGACCCAGGCCATTGCTCAGCACCCGCAGGAGCCCGAGCCGCGTCTCCAGCTGGGAGCGCTCTACACCCGTTCGGGTATGCACCTACGCGCGAAACGGGTCTACGAGGATGCGCTGAATGTCATGCCGCACCACTCCGAGTTGAGGAAACGTCTGGCCGAGGCCGCGTCGGCCGAAAAAGGGCGACCCGGTCGCTGGCGGTGA
- a CDS encoding Stp1/IreP family PP2C-type Ser/Thr phosphatase: MRIESRALTDVGRKRPLNEDSYCSNDQEGLYVVADGMGGHAHGEVASRIAVETIEEFVKLTSGDADVTWPYGIDETLSLNGNRLKTAIRFANQRLLEFSRTRADCEGMATTVVATLLGDGVAEIAHVGDSRLYLVRNGEIACLTSDHSWVNEQVLSGVIDSEQARTHPLRNVVTRALGGKPDLEVDVQSLSLDVDDRLLLCSDGLTTMLDDDEILEIVLGGDQGLSRANELVKAANESGGEDNITTILIRVN; encoded by the coding sequence ATGCGAATCGAGTCGCGCGCGTTGACCGATGTCGGGAGAAAGAGACCCCTCAACGAGGACAGCTACTGTTCGAACGACCAGGAGGGGCTGTACGTCGTGGCCGACGGCATGGGGGGGCATGCCCACGGCGAAGTCGCCTCTCGGATCGCGGTGGAGACGATCGAGGAGTTCGTCAAACTGACGTCGGGCGACGCCGACGTCACCTGGCCTTACGGAATCGACGAGACCCTGTCGCTGAACGGCAATCGACTCAAGACCGCCATCCGTTTCGCGAATCAAAGGCTTCTCGAGTTCTCTCGGACCCGTGCCGATTGCGAGGGAATGGCCACGACCGTGGTCGCGACCCTGTTGGGCGACGGCGTCGCCGAGATAGCGCACGTGGGGGACAGCAGGCTCTATTTGGTCCGTAATGGCGAGATCGCTTGTCTCACGAGCGACCACTCCTGGGTCAACGAGCAGGTTCTCTCCGGTGTCATCGACAGCGAGCAAGCGCGCACGCATCCGCTAAGGAACGTGGTGACGCGCGCTCTGGGTGGAAAGCCCGACCTGGAAGTCGATGTGCAGAGCCTCTCCCTGGATGTCGATGACCGGCTTCTGCTCTGCTCCGACGGACTGACGACCATGCTCGATGACGACGAGATTCTCGAAATCGTTCTCGGCGGTGACCAAGGTTTGTCGCGGGCAAACGAGCTGGTGAAGGCGGCAAACGAAAGCGGCGGAGAGGACAATATCACCACGATCCTGATTCGAGTGAATTGA
- a CDS encoding protein kinase — translation MVQKDTDVRIGKFSVLRRLGRGGMGAVYEGYDPALDRRVAIKTLTSDAISDQDSRGRFEREARAAAKLSHPNIVTVYELGNFGGIGKPYIVMEYLEGADVATIVEQGSLPFAEALDIVIQLCRALDFAHQNGVVHRDVKPSNLRYLDNGQVKIMDFGIARLEGGHTYTKSGVMLGTVHYMSPEQIRGEKLDGRTDIFSAGCILYELLTGKRPFPGDTATAVLYNIVHENPHPVIEANRDLPQEVQRALDRALAKNADDRFSTAGEMAKELEKLLAVYRKTLPRTSGATQKGLDELDALARRKQWRSLEEKARSLLEGNPQLDDARRHLRRAGRELYRQQLEQSQGSSGDTRQLQEIRQELTEIYGPETERRRPELTETEIVGTGSASAATVSSKPADTGELRGESTAAVRALAAPIWALFFVAVLGIGAIFYWMFAREPAGPATVSHRLRIVSEPAGAAIIVDGRAIGLTTTAAGVEVPISGKENDTVLVELRRDGFVPASREVILGSVAPEPLSLALEVARRTFELVTTPPGASVRLDGKTIDGVTPLSLELSTTEKHEIVLTLEEHQSQTIAIAAADPLPGSPIVLAPLGRPGRFIVDSTYPVAIHRGRDVLAPESASPRIELRPATYDLALVAADVFLNQSMRVTIRTGETVTQTTPSLGRVNVRANPGNCTVTINGFPAGSPPFMNKPIVEGLHEFVFTWPGNAMDTQQIRVEPGKPTYVIGQRP, via the coding sequence ATGGTTCAGAAGGACACGGACGTTCGCATCGGCAAATTCAGCGTCTTGCGAAGACTCGGCCGAGGCGGAATGGGCGCGGTTTATGAAGGCTACGATCCGGCGCTCGATCGCCGCGTTGCAATCAAGACGCTGACCTCGGACGCGATCTCCGACCAGGATTCGCGAGGGCGATTCGAGCGTGAAGCGAGAGCCGCGGCCAAACTGTCGCATCCGAACATCGTGACGGTCTACGAGCTGGGTAACTTCGGCGGGATAGGCAAACCCTACATCGTGATGGAGTATCTCGAGGGTGCCGACGTCGCCACGATCGTGGAGCAGGGGAGCCTGCCGTTCGCCGAGGCGCTCGATATCGTGATTCAGCTCTGCCGCGCGCTGGACTTCGCTCACCAGAATGGCGTCGTCCACCGAGACGTGAAACCGTCGAATCTCCGCTACCTCGACAACGGTCAAGTCAAGATCATGGACTTCGGTATCGCTCGACTCGAAGGCGGCCATACCTACACCAAGAGCGGCGTCATGCTCGGGACCGTTCATTACATGTCTCCGGAGCAGATTCGCGGCGAGAAGCTCGACGGGCGTACCGACATTTTTTCAGCCGGTTGCATCCTATACGAGCTCCTGACGGGTAAACGGCCGTTCCCCGGCGATACGGCAACAGCCGTTCTCTACAACATCGTCCACGAAAACCCGCACCCGGTGATCGAGGCGAATCGAGACCTTCCTCAGGAGGTTCAACGAGCGCTGGATCGAGCTCTTGCCAAGAACGCTGATGATCGCTTCTCGACTGCGGGCGAAATGGCCAAGGAGCTCGAAAAACTATTGGCCGTCTACCGGAAGACCCTGCCCCGCACCTCGGGCGCCACCCAGAAGGGATTGGACGAGCTCGACGCTCTCGCGCGGAGAAAGCAGTGGCGAAGCCTGGAAGAAAAAGCGCGGAGCCTCCTCGAGGGAAACCCGCAGCTCGACGATGCGAGACGTCATCTTCGCCGGGCGGGACGAGAGCTCTACCGGCAGCAGTTGGAGCAGAGCCAGGGATCGTCGGGGGACACGCGTCAGCTGCAGGAAATACGACAGGAGCTCACCGAGATCTATGGACCGGAGACTGAAAGACGAAGGCCCGAGCTGACGGAGACCGAGATCGTGGGAACGGGCTCTGCTTCGGCGGCAACGGTCTCCTCGAAACCCGCCGACACCGGTGAGCTTCGTGGTGAGTCCACCGCGGCGGTTCGCGCGCTCGCGGCGCCGATCTGGGCCCTGTTCTTCGTTGCGGTTCTGGGCATCGGGGCAATTTTCTACTGGATGTTCGCGCGTGAGCCGGCTGGACCGGCGACGGTCTCCCATCGCCTTCGCATCGTCTCCGAGCCGGCGGGCGCAGCGATCATCGTGGACGGAAGGGCGATCGGCCTGACGACGACCGCGGCTGGCGTGGAGGTTCCCATTTCGGGTAAGGAAAACGACACCGTCTTGGTAGAGCTTCGGCGGGATGGTTTCGTGCCGGCCTCACGCGAAGTAATCCTGGGGTCGGTGGCCCCCGAGCCTCTCTCCCTGGCACTCGAGGTGGCCAGGCGGACCTTCGAGCTCGTCACGACACCGCCGGGCGCTTCGGTCAGGCTCGACGGCAAGACGATCGATGGGGTGACGCCTCTGAGTCTGGAACTGTCGACGACCGAAAAGCACGAGATCGTGCTCACCCTCGAAGAGCATCAATCGCAAACGATTGCGATCGCGGCTGCAGATCCTCTTCCGGGAAGCCCGATCGTCCTCGCCCCCCTTGGTCGTCCCGGCAGGTTCATCGTCGACTCTACCTACCCGGTCGCCATTCACCGAGGCCGAGACGTGCTTGCTCCGGAATCCGCTAGCCCGAGGATCGAGCTTCGTCCCGCGACCTACGACCTAGCGCTCGTGGCCGCCGATGTATTCTTGAATCAGTCGATGAGAGTGACGATCCGAACGGGGGAAACGGTCACGCAAACGACTCCCTCTCTCGGACGAGTGAACGTTCGTGCCAATCCCGGAAACTGTACCGTGACCATCAATGGCTTCCCCGCAGGCTCGCCGCCATTCATGAACAAACCCATCGTGGAAGGCCTTCACGAGTTCGTCTTTACCTGGCCGGGCAACGCCATGGACACCCAACAGATTCGAGTCGAGCCCGGCAAACCGACCTATGTCATAGGACAACGACCATGA